A single window of Terriglobia bacterium DNA harbors:
- the trmD gene encoding tRNA (guanosine(37)-N1)-methyltransferase TrmD, with the protein MLLFDVITIFPEFFRGPFDFGIIRRGRESGLIEIRVHDLREHTSDKHRTVDDRPFGGGEGMVFKPEPIFKSVEAVRKSEQAEVVVLSAAGRKFNQAEALRLAKAEQIILICGRYEGIDERVVEHLATAEISIGDFIVSGGEIAAAVVVDAVTRYVPGVVGKEESVLRDSFSDPAADIQMVEHPHYTRPAEFRGWKVPEVLISGDHGAVRNWRREAALKKTERNRPDLLESL; encoded by the coding sequence CTGCTTCTCTTTGATGTTATTACGATCTTCCCGGAATTCTTCAGAGGCCCCTTCGATTTCGGTATCATCCGCCGGGGCCGGGAAAGCGGACTCATTGAAATCCGGGTCCACGATCTGAGGGAGCATACCTCAGACAAGCATCGAACGGTCGACGACAGGCCGTTCGGCGGCGGCGAAGGAATGGTTTTCAAGCCCGAACCGATCTTCAAGTCGGTGGAGGCGGTTCGGAAGAGCGAGCAGGCGGAAGTCGTCGTCCTCAGCGCGGCGGGCCGGAAATTCAATCAGGCGGAGGCGCTGCGGCTGGCGAAGGCGGAGCAGATCATCTTGATCTGCGGCCGCTACGAAGGCATCGACGAACGCGTGGTAGAGCACTTGGCGACGGCGGAGATCTCGATCGGAGATTTCATCGTTTCCGGCGGCGAGATTGCGGCGGCAGTGGTGGTCGATGCGGTGACGCGATACGTTCCGGGCGTGGTCGGCAAAGAAGAGTCGGTTCTTCGCGATTCGTTTTCCGACCCGGCGGCGGATATACAAATGGTCGAGCATCCGCATTACACCCGGCCCGCGGAATTTCGCGGCTGGAAGGTGCCGGAAGTTTTGATTTCGGGCGACCACGGGGCAGTTCGGAATTGGCGGCGCGAAGCGGCGCTCAAAAAGACGGAAAGAAACAGGCCGGATTTACTGGAGTCATTATGA